The Paramicrobacterium fandaimingii DNA segment GCCCCGTCCTCGGCCGCCGTCACAAATGTGTTCAGCATCATTCCTCCTTACGAGTGGTGAAAGAGGATCAGACGAAGATGTAGAAGGTCGCGATCCCGATGAAGGCGAGAGCCTCGGTAAAGGCGATACCAATCCACATCAGCACCTGGAGTCGACCTGCGAGCTCGGGCTGGCGTGCGACACCCTCAATGGTCTTGCCGACGACGATGCCGATGCCGATTGCCGGGCCGATGGCAGCGAGGCCGTAACCGACCGTTGCGATGTTTCCTTCAATTGCAGCGAGAACGGTTGTTGCGTCCACGTGTTTTCCTTCCGTGATGGTGAGCAGGCGGTTGCCGTGCCCGATTAGTGCTCCTCAGCGACCGCGAGCTGAATGTAGACCGCAGTGAGAATTGCGAAGATGTAGGCCTGAAGCACAGCGACAAGCACTTCGAACAGGGTGAACACGAGGCCGAAGGCCAGCGTGAACACTCCGAGCGCCGTGAACCAGCCGCTGAGCGAGATGATGAAGAACTGCGTCGCCGCAAAGAACAGCACGAGCAGCAGGTGGCCGACGATCATGTTCATCATGAGTCGGAGCGTCAACGTGATGGGGCGGATGATAAACGTCGAGATGAACTCGATCGGCGTCACGATGATGTAGACCGGCCACGGCACCCCCGCGGGGAAGAGCGCGTTCTTGAAGAACCCAGCAGGACTCTTCTTGATGCCCGCGTACACAAACGTGATCCACGCGACGATTGCGAGCACAAGCGGCACGCCGATGACGGAGGTACCGGCGATATTCAAGAACGGAATGATGCCCGTCAGGTTCATCGCGAGAACCATGAAGAACATCGTCGACAGAATCGGGAGGAACCGCTTTGCATCGACCTTGCCCAGAAGGTCTTCTGCGATGCTCACACGAACAAAGTCGAGGCCCATCTCGACCAGGCTCTGAAAACGGCCCGGAACGACCTTCATGCGACGCGTGCCGAGCCAGAACAGCAGCACGACGGCAAGAACAGCAATAAAGCGGATCAGGATGATCCGGTTGATCTCAAAAGGAGTGTCTGCGAAGAGCAGCACTTCGGGGAAGAACTCGGCGATCGAAGGAGAGTGGAATCCACCATCGTCGGCGGTCGGCACGAGCAGGTTCACAGCGTTCGCTATCAGCGCTATCTCCTGGATTTTCAGAGCAATGAGCAAGGCTCACGCTACGTTCGATCGGTGGGAAAGACGCCATACCCGGCAGCCGTAGGCACACACCCGGCAGGGAGAATCTCCGTCTACTTTAGCAAACCTTCTGGCATTCTACGAATCGTAGAAGTGCCTATTTATCACGACTTTCATCGTCCGGCAATGTATCGCCGCTCACGTACGGCACCCTCACCTTCGCGACGACAACGCCGTCCACGACGAGCGACCCGATCACACCGGCGATCACCGCAAGGAAGAAGATGGTGTCATTCACCCAATCTTGCTGCTTCACAGCCCAAGCGAGAACCAGGAAAACAACGAATTTCACGAGCCATCCGCCCATGACTCCCGCGAAAAAGATGGGAACGAAGAGATCACTGCCGGCCTTTCGATTGGCCAACAGGATGCTGACGGCGGTGACGCTCAGAAAGACCAGCGCCACAACGGCCCCAAGCAGGGCGCTGATAAGCCCGCGCGATCCATCAACGAAGATGCCGACGACGCCGCCGACAACCGCGATGATCGCGGTGACGGCCGCTCCCCAGATGAGGCTGGCGCGAAAAACAGGATTGGAGGTCATGATGATGTCCCTTCGGTGCCCGAAGCGGGATCTGCTTTGTGAGTGTGATTGTCGGCGACGGCATGGTCTAGCGGGTCGTGCCCTCGCTGCTCGACGCTCGTCTCTTGCTCGGGAGTGAGCTGCGCTGCAACTTCATGCCGTTTGCGCCGCCCGAGCGGCGCAAACGTTGCGATCGTGCACGCAACGACGCCCGCGAGGAAGAAGACCAACGCGTACCAATAGGAGTCGAAGAGAAAGAGAAAAAGACAGGGCACCGAGATGACGACAGTCCACGCATAGAAGATCAGCACCGCGTGCAGCTCGGAGTGGCCCATGTCGATGAGGCGGTGGTGCAGGTGCAGGCGGTCTGCGCTGAACGGACTCTTTCCCGCACGCAGACGCCGGAACACGGCGAGGCTGAAGTCGACGAGCGGCACAACGAGAATCGTGATCGGCAGGAGCAGCGGGATGAATGCTCCGACAAGCTGCGACCCTCCGAGCACACCGCCGTCACCGCCGTTCTCAACCGCGGATGGGTCAATCTGACCGGTGATCGAAATTGCCGACGTCGCCATCAGCAGCCCGACAAGGAGTGCGCCTGCATCTCCCATGAACATCTTCGCCGGATGCCAATTCAGCGGCAAAAAACCCGCACAGACGCCGAGCAGCACAGCCGAGATGAGCAGCGAGAGGTTGAAGTAGTTGTATTGGCTCACCGTGCGAACCAGCAGGTAGCCGTAGACGAAGAACACGCCGTTGGCGATGAGCGCAACGCCGCCGACCAGTCCGTCAAGACCGTCGATGAAGTTGACCGCGTTCATGACGAGCACAATCGTGAACACGGTGAGGATGAACGACATCCAGCTCGAACCGACAGTTCGTCCCGCGATCGGAAGGGAGTAGATCTGCACGCCGAGCCACGCGATCAGGCCGGCAGCGAGAAACTGCCCTGCAAGCTTGATCATCCAGTCGAGGTCGATCAGATCATCGACGATCCCGAGCACGACGATCAGAAGCGTCGCCCCGAGGATCGCGAGGATCGGCCCCGGCTCATCGAAAATCACCCCGAAGAACGGGTTGAAGGATGCGATCAGCATCGCGGCCGCCACCCCGAAGAACATCGCCACTCCCCCGAGGCGCGGCGTTGGTCGCGAGTGCATGTCGCGCTCTCGGATGGGCGGATACAGCTTGAAGCGCAGAGCGATCCTATAGACCGCCAGTGAGAGCACCCACGTGATGATCATGGCCGCAAGGGCAATGAGCGCATACTGACGCATGAACCGTCCTAGTCGTTCGCAAGGCGGTCGCCGAGGACCTCACGAAGCTGTTCGCGCGAGATGACGCCCTCGCGGAGAATTGTCGCCTGACCATCATCGATGGTGAGCGCCGTTGCGTCCACGATCGTCGACGGAATGCTCTTTCCGTCACCGGCATCCAGATATACCTCGACGCTCTCACCGAGCATCTCACGAGCAGCATCCGCCGACTCTGCCGGAGGGAGCCCGGTTTTGTTCGCGCTGGAGACTGCAAGCGGCCCGCTCTCGCGCAGGAGCTCAAGTGTGATCGCGTTGTCGGGCATTCGCAGGGCGACAGTGCCGTCTGTCTCGCCCAGATCCCACACAAGCGACTGCTGAGCGGGAAGGATGACCGTGAGCCCTCCAGGCCAGAACTCCTCGACAAGTCTGGTCACGAGTTCGGGCACGACAGATGCGAGCGCCGTCAGCGTGTCTGTTCCCGAGACGAGAACGGGCGGCGGCTGCTGTCGTGTGCGCCCCTTCGCGTCGAGAAGGCGCTGAACCGCTGCAGGGTTGAATGCGTCAGCGGCGATCCCGTAGACAGTGTCAGTGGGGAGCACGACGAGCTCGCCGCGACCAAGCGTGGTGCGCGCGAGCCGCATTCCGGTGAGAAGCTCTGAATCGACAGAGCAGTCGTAGACGTTCGACATCGCCTGCGATTGTATCGCGACGCCAGTGTGAGAATGCCGCGCACGTCGCGCACCGGCATCCTCATCCCCGTCACCGTCAGGGCCTCACGGCGCGTCGTCGAAACATCCACGTGCTCCAGACAGCCGCTATCGCGAGGATACCGAGGCACCAAAGCAGACCAGCGACACCGTTCAAACCGACGTCGCCTCCGACAAGCAGCGCCCGAACTGCGTCGATCAGAGGAGTGATCGGCTGGTTCTCGGCCACCCATTGCAACCAGGCCGGCATCGTCTCGACGGGCACGAACGCGCGGGAAAGCTACG contains these protein-coding regions:
- a CDS encoding L-threonylcarbamoyladenylate synthase, with translation MSNVYDCSVDSELLTGMRLARTTLGRGELVVLPTDTVYGIAADAFNPAAVQRLLDAKGRTRQQPPPVLVSGTDTLTALASVVPELVTRLVEEFWPGGLTVILPAQQSLVWDLGETDGTVALRMPDNAITLELLRESGPLAVSSANKTGLPPAESADAAREMLGESVEVYLDAGDGKSIPSTIVDATALTIDDGQATILREGVISREQLREVLGDRLAND
- a CDS encoding MraY family glycosyltransferase: MRQYALIALAAMIITWVLSLAVYRIALRFKLYPPIRERDMHSRPTPRLGGVAMFFGVAAAMLIASFNPFFGVIFDEPGPILAILGATLLIVVLGIVDDLIDLDWMIKLAGQFLAAGLIAWLGVQIYSLPIAGRTVGSSWMSFILTVFTIVLVMNAVNFIDGLDGLVGGVALIANGVFFVYGYLLVRTVSQYNYFNLSLLISAVLLGVCAGFLPLNWHPAKMFMGDAGALLVGLLMATSAISITGQIDPSAVENGGDGGVLGGSQLVGAFIPLLLPITILVVPLVDFSLAVFRRLRAGKSPFSADRLHLHHRLIDMGHSELHAVLIFYAWTVVISVPCLFLFLFDSYWYALVFFLAGVVACTIATFAPLGRRKRHEVAAQLTPEQETSVEQRGHDPLDHAVADNHTHKADPASGTEGTSS
- the atpB gene encoding F0F1 ATP synthase subunit A, encoding MNLLVPTADDGGFHSPSIAEFFPEVLLFADTPFEINRIILIRFIAVLAVVLLFWLGTRRMKVVPGRFQSLVEMGLDFVRVSIAEDLLGKVDAKRFLPILSTMFFMVLAMNLTGIIPFLNIAGTSVIGVPLVLAIVAWITFVYAGIKKSPAGFFKNALFPAGVPWPVYIIVTPIEFISTFIIRPITLTLRLMMNMIVGHLLLVLFFAATQFFIISLSGWFTALGVFTLAFGLVFTLFEVLVAVLQAYIFAILTAVYIQLAVAEEH
- the atpE gene encoding ATP synthase F0 subunit C — encoded protein: MDATTVLAAIEGNIATVGYGLAAIGPAIGIGIVVGKTIEGVARQPELAGRLQVLMWIGIAFTEALAFIGIATFYIFV